A region from the Carassius carassius chromosome 33, fCarCar2.1, whole genome shotgun sequence genome encodes:
- the LOC132113746 gene encoding protocadherin-10-like isoform X2 — MFVFLLLLCLADGVVSQIRYSVPEEAEHGTFVGNIAEDLGLDLTKLSSRRFQVVPSSRTPYLEVNLENGVLFVNEKIDRERICKQSASCLLHLEVFLENPLELFRVEIEVVDINDNPPSFPETEFTVEISESATPGTRFPLESAFDPDVGSNALRTYDITNNNYFYLDVQTQTDGNKFAELVLEKPLDREQQALHRYVLTAVDGGQPPRTGTALLVVRVLDSNDNVPVFDQPVYSINLAENAPVGTLVMQLNATDSDEGPNGEVIYSFSNHITTRVKELFDIDARTGRIEVRDEVDFEESSLYQIYVQAKDMGPNAVPAHCKVLVKVTDVNDNAPEIIFSTVTESVSENAATGTVIALLSVTDKDSENNGQTHVEILGDVPFKLKTSFRNYYTIVTDGPLNRETVEAYTITVVARDKGIPSLATSKSIKVHVSDENDNAPAFTQPIYDVYVTENNVPGAYIYAVSAVDPDVGQNAYITYSIVECQIQGMSVGTYVSINSENGYLYALRSFDYEQLKDFSFTVQARDSGSPELWSNATVNVIIVDQNDNAPSVIAPLGKNGTAREPLPRSAEPGYLVTRIVAMDADDGENARLSYSVQRGNENGMFRMDWRTGELRTARRVSVKRDPQQLYELLIEVRDHGQPPMSCSAVVQVTLVDSLVEGHSGERGTAKAKDASLDLTLILIIALGSVSFIFLLAMIVLAVRCQKDKKLNIYSTCLASDCCCLVGCGSCGSGACCGRQARAARKKKKLSKSDIMLVQSTNTANVSVASAAQVPVEESGSFGSLHQSQNYCYQVCLTPESAKTDLMFLKACSPSRSNDTEHNPCGAIVTGYTDQQQPDIISNGSLLSSETKHQRAELSYLVDRPRRVNSSAFQEADIVSSKDSGHGDSEQGDSDHDAMHRGHSSGADLFSNCTEECKALGHSDRCWMPSFVPTEARQGADYRSNLHVPGMDSVPNSERGKGYASSFRVDIPETA; from the exons ATGTTTGTGTTTTTGCTCCTGCTGTGTCTTGCGGATGGGGTAGTTTCGCAGATACGTTATTCTGTGCCAGAGGAAGCGGAGCATGGCACGTTTGTGGGAAATATCGCCGAGGATTTGGGACTGGACCTTACAAAACTTTCATCTCGCCGCTTTCAGGTGGTGCCCAGCTCGCGGACGCCGTACCTGGAAGTAAACTTGGAGAACGGGGTGCTTTTCGTTAACGAGAAAATCGACCGGGAGCGCATCTGTAAGCAGAGTGCCAGCTGTTTGCTTCACCTGGAGGTGTTCCTGGAGAACCCACTCGAGCTCTTTCGTGTGGAGATAGAGGTGGTGGACATCAACGACAACCCGCCGAGCTTTCCGGAGACAGAGTTCACCGTGGAAATATCAGAGAGCGCGACCCCGGGTACGCGCTTCCCGTTGGAGAGCGCCTTTGATCCGGATGTCGGTAGTAACGCATTGCGCACTTACGACATCACCAACAACAACTATTTCTACCTAGACGTGCAAACACAGACTGACGGCAACAAATTCGCAGAGCTGGTTTTAGAAAAGCCACTTGATCGAGAACAGCAAGCGTTGCACCGTTACGTCCTCACGGCCGTGGACGGCGGCCAGCCTCCTCGGACAGGTACAGCTCTGCTTGTGGTCAGAGTGCTCGACTCCAACGACAACGTCCCGGTGTTTGATCAGCCGGTATACTCGATTAACCTGGCCGAGAACGCGCCCGTGGGCACGCTCGTCATGCAGCTGAACGCGACCGACTCAGACGAGGGCCCGAACGGCGAGGTCATTTACTCGTTCAGCAACCACATCACAACCAGAGTCAAGGAACTGTTCGATATCGATGCCCGAACGGGCCGTATAGAGGTCAGAGATGAGGTGGACTTTGAGGAGAGCAGCCTGTATCAGATTTACGTGCAAGCGAAAGACATGGGACCTAATGCCGTGCCCGCGCACTGTAAAGTTTTGGTCAAAGTGACGGACGTCAACGACAACGCACCGGAGATCATCTTTAGCACCGTGACGGAGTCTGTAAGCGAAAACGCAGCCACGGGCACCGTGATCGCACTGCTCAGCGTCACCGATAAAGACTCAGAAAACAACGGCCAGACGCATGTGGAAATTCTCGGAGATGTTCCTTTTAAACTCAAAACCTCTTTCAGAAATTATTACACTATTGTGACTGACGGTCCTCTAAACCGAGAGACTGTAGAGGCGTACACAATCACCGTAGTTGCGAGAGATAAAGGGATCCCATCTCTGGCTACCAGCAAATCAATCAAAGTGCACGTGTCTGACGAGAACGACAACGCACCAGCGTTTACGCAGCCCATTTATGATGTGTATGTGACCGAAAACAACGTCCCCGGTGCTTACATCTACGCTGTCAGTGCCGTCGATCCTGATGTCGGGCAGAATGCTTATATAACTTACTCCATAGTGGAGTGTCAAATACAGGGTATGTCTGTTGGCACGTATGTGTCCATCAACTCGGAGAATGGGTATCTGTATGCCCTCAGATCGTTTGATTATGAGCAACTTAAAGACTTCAGCTTCACGGTTCAAGCCAGAGACTCAGGCAGCCCCGAGCTGTGGTCCAACGCCACAGTGAACGTCATTATAGTGGATCAGAACGATAACGCGCCGTCTGTGATTGCGCCTCTTGGAAAAAATGGCACTGCGCGGGAGCCTTTGCCGCGCTCTGCCGAGCCAGGTTACCTAGTTACTCGCATTGTCGCCATGGATGCAGATGATGGAGAGAACGCGCGTTTGTCATACAGTGTACAGAGAGGGAATGAGAATGGGATGTTCAGAATGGACTGGCGAACCGGGGAGTTGCGCACGGCCCGCCGGGTGTCAGTCAAACGAGACCCGCAACAGCTATATGAGCTGCTGATTGAGGTAAGGGATCACGGGCAGCCTCCTATGTCGTGCAGCGCTGTGGTGCAGGTGACACTCGTGGACAGTCTCGTGGAGGGCCACAGTGGAGAGCGCGGCACGGCCAAGGCCAAAGACGCGTCTCTGGACTTGACGCTCATCCTCATCATCGCGCTCGGCTCCGTTTCCTTCATCTTCCTGCTTGCTATGATTGTACTGGCCGTGCGCTGTCAGAAGGACAAAAAGCTGAACATCTACAGCACCTGCCTGGCGAGTGACTGCTGCTGCCTGGTGGGCTGCGGATCGTGCGGGTCAGGTGCCTGCTGCGGTCGCCAGGCCCGGGCCGCCCGCAAAAAGAAGAAACTGAGCAAGTCAGACATCATGCTGGTCCAAAGCACCAACACAGCCAACGTGAGCGTGGCGAGTGCCGCACAGGTGCCCGTGGAGGAGTCAGGGAGCTTCGGCTCGCTCCATCAAAGTCAGAACTACTGCTACCAGGTATGTCTGACTCCGGAATCGGCTAAAACGGACCTCATGTTCCTGAAGGCCTGCAGCCCGTCGCGCAGCAACGACACCGAGCACAATCCGTGCGGAGCCATAGTGACCGGCTATACGGACCAACAGCAGCCGGACATCATATCCAACGGCAGCCTTCTCTCCAGTGAG ACAAAACACCAGAGAGCAGAACTCAGTTATTTGGTAGACCGACCAAGGCGTGTTAACAG TTCTGCTTTCCAGGAGGCAGATATCGTGAGCTCAAAAGACAGCGGCCATGGAGACAGTGAGCAGGGAGACAGCGACCATGATGCCATGCATCGTGGACATTCCTCCG GAGCAGACCTGTTCTCCAACTGCACAGAGGAGTGCAAAGCCCTTGGCCACTCAGATCGCTGCTGGATGCCAAGTTTTGTGCCCACCGAGGCACGACAGGGCGCCGATTACCGCAGCAACCTGCACGTGCCAGGCATGGATTCTGTGCCCAACTCTGAG CGCGGAAAAGGATATGCTAGCTCTTTCCGAGTGGACATACCAGAGACGGCGTGA
- the LOC132113746 gene encoding protocadherin-10-like isoform X1 — protein MFVFLLLLCLADGVVSQIRYSVPEEAEHGTFVGNIAEDLGLDLTKLSSRRFQVVPSSRTPYLEVNLENGVLFVNEKIDRERICKQSASCLLHLEVFLENPLELFRVEIEVVDINDNPPSFPETEFTVEISESATPGTRFPLESAFDPDVGSNALRTYDITNNNYFYLDVQTQTDGNKFAELVLEKPLDREQQALHRYVLTAVDGGQPPRTGTALLVVRVLDSNDNVPVFDQPVYSINLAENAPVGTLVMQLNATDSDEGPNGEVIYSFSNHITTRVKELFDIDARTGRIEVRDEVDFEESSLYQIYVQAKDMGPNAVPAHCKVLVKVTDVNDNAPEIIFSTVTESVSENAATGTVIALLSVTDKDSENNGQTHVEILGDVPFKLKTSFRNYYTIVTDGPLNRETVEAYTITVVARDKGIPSLATSKSIKVHVSDENDNAPAFTQPIYDVYVTENNVPGAYIYAVSAVDPDVGQNAYITYSIVECQIQGMSVGTYVSINSENGYLYALRSFDYEQLKDFSFTVQARDSGSPELWSNATVNVIIVDQNDNAPSVIAPLGKNGTAREPLPRSAEPGYLVTRIVAMDADDGENARLSYSVQRGNENGMFRMDWRTGELRTARRVSVKRDPQQLYELLIEVRDHGQPPMSCSAVVQVTLVDSLVEGHSGERGTAKAKDASLDLTLILIIALGSVSFIFLLAMIVLAVRCQKDKKLNIYSTCLASDCCCLVGCGSCGSGACCGRQARAARKKKKLSKSDIMLVQSTNTANVSVASAAQVPVEESGSFGSLHQSQNYCYQVCLTPESAKTDLMFLKACSPSRSNDTEHNPCGAIVTGYTDQQQPDIISNGSLLSSETKHQRAELSYLVDRPRRVNSSAFQEADIVSSKDSGHGDSEQGDSDHDAMHRGHSSGADLFSNCTEECKALGHSDRCWMPSFVPTEARQGADYRSNLHVPGMDSVPNSEVFEGETLVGDQSFSTFGKETPHLPNQMHQHQHQHHQHHLNASTLERKEFDALLSNSRMPYKAACLSRKRIC, from the exons ATGTTTGTGTTTTTGCTCCTGCTGTGTCTTGCGGATGGGGTAGTTTCGCAGATACGTTATTCTGTGCCAGAGGAAGCGGAGCATGGCACGTTTGTGGGAAATATCGCCGAGGATTTGGGACTGGACCTTACAAAACTTTCATCTCGCCGCTTTCAGGTGGTGCCCAGCTCGCGGACGCCGTACCTGGAAGTAAACTTGGAGAACGGGGTGCTTTTCGTTAACGAGAAAATCGACCGGGAGCGCATCTGTAAGCAGAGTGCCAGCTGTTTGCTTCACCTGGAGGTGTTCCTGGAGAACCCACTCGAGCTCTTTCGTGTGGAGATAGAGGTGGTGGACATCAACGACAACCCGCCGAGCTTTCCGGAGACAGAGTTCACCGTGGAAATATCAGAGAGCGCGACCCCGGGTACGCGCTTCCCGTTGGAGAGCGCCTTTGATCCGGATGTCGGTAGTAACGCATTGCGCACTTACGACATCACCAACAACAACTATTTCTACCTAGACGTGCAAACACAGACTGACGGCAACAAATTCGCAGAGCTGGTTTTAGAAAAGCCACTTGATCGAGAACAGCAAGCGTTGCACCGTTACGTCCTCACGGCCGTGGACGGCGGCCAGCCTCCTCGGACAGGTACAGCTCTGCTTGTGGTCAGAGTGCTCGACTCCAACGACAACGTCCCGGTGTTTGATCAGCCGGTATACTCGATTAACCTGGCCGAGAACGCGCCCGTGGGCACGCTCGTCATGCAGCTGAACGCGACCGACTCAGACGAGGGCCCGAACGGCGAGGTCATTTACTCGTTCAGCAACCACATCACAACCAGAGTCAAGGAACTGTTCGATATCGATGCCCGAACGGGCCGTATAGAGGTCAGAGATGAGGTGGACTTTGAGGAGAGCAGCCTGTATCAGATTTACGTGCAAGCGAAAGACATGGGACCTAATGCCGTGCCCGCGCACTGTAAAGTTTTGGTCAAAGTGACGGACGTCAACGACAACGCACCGGAGATCATCTTTAGCACCGTGACGGAGTCTGTAAGCGAAAACGCAGCCACGGGCACCGTGATCGCACTGCTCAGCGTCACCGATAAAGACTCAGAAAACAACGGCCAGACGCATGTGGAAATTCTCGGAGATGTTCCTTTTAAACTCAAAACCTCTTTCAGAAATTATTACACTATTGTGACTGACGGTCCTCTAAACCGAGAGACTGTAGAGGCGTACACAATCACCGTAGTTGCGAGAGATAAAGGGATCCCATCTCTGGCTACCAGCAAATCAATCAAAGTGCACGTGTCTGACGAGAACGACAACGCACCAGCGTTTACGCAGCCCATTTATGATGTGTATGTGACCGAAAACAACGTCCCCGGTGCTTACATCTACGCTGTCAGTGCCGTCGATCCTGATGTCGGGCAGAATGCTTATATAACTTACTCCATAGTGGAGTGTCAAATACAGGGTATGTCTGTTGGCACGTATGTGTCCATCAACTCGGAGAATGGGTATCTGTATGCCCTCAGATCGTTTGATTATGAGCAACTTAAAGACTTCAGCTTCACGGTTCAAGCCAGAGACTCAGGCAGCCCCGAGCTGTGGTCCAACGCCACAGTGAACGTCATTATAGTGGATCAGAACGATAACGCGCCGTCTGTGATTGCGCCTCTTGGAAAAAATGGCACTGCGCGGGAGCCTTTGCCGCGCTCTGCCGAGCCAGGTTACCTAGTTACTCGCATTGTCGCCATGGATGCAGATGATGGAGAGAACGCGCGTTTGTCATACAGTGTACAGAGAGGGAATGAGAATGGGATGTTCAGAATGGACTGGCGAACCGGGGAGTTGCGCACGGCCCGCCGGGTGTCAGTCAAACGAGACCCGCAACAGCTATATGAGCTGCTGATTGAGGTAAGGGATCACGGGCAGCCTCCTATGTCGTGCAGCGCTGTGGTGCAGGTGACACTCGTGGACAGTCTCGTGGAGGGCCACAGTGGAGAGCGCGGCACGGCCAAGGCCAAAGACGCGTCTCTGGACTTGACGCTCATCCTCATCATCGCGCTCGGCTCCGTTTCCTTCATCTTCCTGCTTGCTATGATTGTACTGGCCGTGCGCTGTCAGAAGGACAAAAAGCTGAACATCTACAGCACCTGCCTGGCGAGTGACTGCTGCTGCCTGGTGGGCTGCGGATCGTGCGGGTCAGGTGCCTGCTGCGGTCGCCAGGCCCGGGCCGCCCGCAAAAAGAAGAAACTGAGCAAGTCAGACATCATGCTGGTCCAAAGCACCAACACAGCCAACGTGAGCGTGGCGAGTGCCGCACAGGTGCCCGTGGAGGAGTCAGGGAGCTTCGGCTCGCTCCATCAAAGTCAGAACTACTGCTACCAGGTATGTCTGACTCCGGAATCGGCTAAAACGGACCTCATGTTCCTGAAGGCCTGCAGCCCGTCGCGCAGCAACGACACCGAGCACAATCCGTGCGGAGCCATAGTGACCGGCTATACGGACCAACAGCAGCCGGACATCATATCCAACGGCAGCCTTCTCTCCAGTGAG ACAAAACACCAGAGAGCAGAACTCAGTTATTTGGTAGACCGACCAAGGCGTGTTAACAG TTCTGCTTTCCAGGAGGCAGATATCGTGAGCTCAAAAGACAGCGGCCATGGAGACAGTGAGCAGGGAGACAGCGACCATGATGCCATGCATCGTGGACATTCCTCCG GAGCAGACCTGTTCTCCAACTGCACAGAGGAGTGCAAAGCCCTTGGCCACTCAGATCGCTGCTGGATGCCAAGTTTTGTGCCCACCGAGGCACGACAGGGCGCCGATTACCGCAGCAACCTGCACGTGCCAGGCATGGATTCTGTGCCCAACTCTGAGGTATTTGAGGGCGAGACGTTGGTGGGCGATCAGTCATTCTCAACCTTTGGCAAAGAGACGCCACACCTCCCCAACCAGATGCATCAACACCAacatcaacaccatcaacatcaccTCAATGCTTCCACGCTAGAGAGAAAAGAGTTCGATGCACTTCTCAGTAACTCTCGCATGCCTTACAAAGCCGCCTGTCTCT CGCGGAAAAGGATATGCTAG